The segment TTGAGAGTCCGTCGGGAATTGTGCCGTGAAGCTGATTGTCGCTAAAATCCAAACTTTCTATGCTCCTCAGTTGGCCAATGTTGGCCGGAATTCGTCCAGACAAATTGTTGTCATAGAGGAACAATGATCTCAAATTTGAGAGAGCCATCAAACTGGTAGGTATCTCACCCGAGAGATGATTCCGCGACAAATCCAACTCTTCCAGCTGCGTTAAATTGCCCAAGAAAGTCGGGATTCTGCCCAGAAGACTACAGTTCTGTAGGCATAACTGCTGCAGTTGCTTTAAATTGCCAAGCTCACTGTGTAGCACACCAGGACGCAGAGGGTTATTGTCAAACGTGAGGTTCTTCAGAGACTTCAAATCCCCAACAAAATTAGGGAATTCTCCAGTGAAACTATTATTGTGGAAGATGAGAGCTTCGAGCTTTGACAACATTCCGAAGGCTGGAGGAATGGAGCCACTGAAACTATTATATGCCAAGTTCAAGATTCTCAACTCGCTCAACTCGGAGATACGAGTGGGCAGCGTTCCGGCAAAGTGGTTGCTCGACAAATCGAGCTTGTGCAAACGCTTGCAATGCAAGAGGCCAATGGGGAAAGGAGCGGTGAAAGCATTGCGTTGGAGAATCAAGGCGGTGAGATTAGAAAGGGCGCATATAGCGGAAGTGAGGTTGCCAGAAATGGAGGCCCCAGTGAGATCAACAACGGTAACGCTGTTGAAAGTATCACAGGAGATTCCTGTCCAAGCACATGGATTTTGGTGAGATTCATTCCAGTCGCTCAAAGCATTCCGTGTGTCCCTCCAATCTTCCCTTTTTATTTTAAGGAGAATTACGCCGTCTTGGGAGAGGGAATTGCAGTGGAGAAGCAATAGCAAAAAGCTGAGAATGCAGCAAAAGCAAGTCAGAACGCGGATGGGGATTATTGCTGCCATGAGATATGTCAGAAAGCTAAGGGAAAAGCTCTCCTTGGAGAAATGTTGGGAAAATTCTCAGATTTAAGGCTCGTTGATAAATTCTCTTTCTTCGCAACTTCCGAAAggagtagttttttttttgtttttttactaGATCGAAATATTCGATAAACGACTACCGTTGATTGGTATGTAGAACGAAGAAAGATTGTTGGATTTTTCTAAGTGTTCTTTTTCCGCAACTTCCAAAAGGATTAGATTTTTTTGACTGGACGAAAAATTTCCGAAAACGACTACCATTGACTAGTAGGCAGAGAATGAAGAAAAGATTGTAGGATTTTCTTAAGTGCTCTTTCTGTGCAACTTCCAAATAAaagttagattttttttttactaaTAAAAAATTTCAGAAAATGATTAATGCTGATTAGTACATAGAgaatgaatttttttgtggtttaaCAGTAATGGAGATTCTCCTGattttttctggatttgattgtgtaatgGGGATGCAGAGTATCAAGATTTTACTCTTGAAAATTTTACAAAAATCTTTTGTATTTTGCAGATTTTAAAAACTATACGAAATGTAATTTTGTGTAGAGTTTAGCTGCTCCCAAAAAAGGTTGTTGGAGTTTCCCGAGTGCTCTTTCTTTGCAACTTCTGAAAGGAGTATACTTTTTTTGAATAGATCGAAATATTAAGAAAAGGACTACTACTGATTAGTATgcaaagaacaaagaaaaaggTTGTTGGATTTTCCTATGTTATGATGTGCAAAACAGAGAGTAAATAAAAGATATGACTAATCGATCAGTACAAATGGGAGTGTGAGGAGAATGTTCAAAAGAACATATATGACCTACTAAGTcagtgattatatatatatatatatatatatatatatatacacacacacacagacatatacatatatatatctctctctgtgtgtgtatgtatatatatacacatatatacatgcacatatatacgtgtatatatatacatgtatacatgtatatacatatatgtatatatatacatatatatacatatgtatatatatgtatgtgtatatatatgtatatatattgaaaattaaatatttaaagtaGTGAGATATTATAGATATCTCTGGAGGGTTTGGAGGGTTTGTTTTGAGGAGGTCAAACATAATTTTCTAATGATGATGATCAAATCCTTTGCGACAAATGCATCAAAGAAGTGGAATGGGGTGGAGGGTTCATTACAATCAAATGTGGAGGATTACAAAGAGGTATGAGATAGAGTAgtggaagagaaagatggaggagCTAAATTAGGAGGGAGAGGATCGAAAAGATGTGGGGGACAACGGATTCAAATGATTGTATGTCAAGAGTGGCAATTAGGATGGGTATGTAGGATAAGAGGTAGAGATTTGGGATATGAGTTGGCATTAAGGGAAGGTTTGGGCAAAGGATTGATTTCCCCTATTAAAGTTGGGATTAGGAGAAGGAATATATGATGGAAGAAGATTGACTCCAATACTTTAGGAGGTATCTAGCCTTGCGATATCTTTCTTGGCTTAGGAGATGGGAAAGGATTGATTTGTGAAGGGGATGGTTGATAGGCATGTAGTAGTAGCAAAGGAGATTATATTAGGTGGCTCTTTGTTTTGAGGGATAGTGGATAGGAGATGAAGTTTTGTGGCAAGCCTGGCTAAGGAAATTTCATGAAATTCAATAGAGGGAGTTCATCTTGGTTCATAAAAATCCCATTATTTTCATAGGGATAATACTCATTTTGATCAACAATGCTAGCATTGTCATTGCCATCAAGGAATGGaaacatgatattggatttgattAGGATAAGAAATGGAAGTGGGCGGCTAGATTTTATTGGAATaaaaagatatggataggataaaaatatatgaaaaatataaaaaattgttttTACATCAAAGGATTTTAGGGTTGATGTATTTATTAAGATTTGGATGTGATTAAGATCATATTTTTTAGGAATTAGGTTGGATGAAGGATTAGAGTGGATGAAGGATTTGGTTGGATTGGATTGATTATGAGAATTATTGGATAGAGGATTGTTCTAGAAAATCTTTAGCAAATTTGGGAATAGATTAGTAGCTTTGGAACTATATTATGGATGAGGAAGAAAGTTGATTGAGATTAGCATAACAACTAGATGTAGAAGTTGGATTAGAAGAAAGGATTTAAGATAATTGAATGAGAAGATGAGAGAATATGATGGTGGAGAAGATTAGGTAGATTTTTTTATATGTTTGACAATGCTTCATATTGATTTTATTGTTATACATAATGTTAAAAGGTTGTGTTTTGTTGTTATATATCTTTTTATCTCTTTCATGGTTTCACATATTGGTATAAGCTTAAAGAGAAGAATTTTTTTGTTCACGTTATCAAGGTTGTTACAAATTTATCCATGATCAATTTATTTCCAAGCAAGGGCATCAACCCTAGAAGGATCAATAAAGAAGGTTTGCTTGTAACATTGAGATTTTTGTaatttttctcttttaaaaatattacatcaagattaaaaaaatatttagtccTATCCTTATAAAAATTCTCACCACCACTAAATTTGTCTTATCAAAATTTTCATTACCACTAACTTAAATTATGTCTTCAATGAAGTAGTGATTTGACATTGCAAAGGAAGATAATTGAACATAGCTATTTTTTTTAGTGGTCTAAAAGTTAAAAAAACTATTTATTACTATAATgtctattaaattttttatttttttctatcaaGTATCTTATTTTAACAAGGATCTGCATGATATTTAAGATTCTAAATCATCTTTGGACAAAAAatattgtatacggtgaaaaatgatgacgaaaactattgtaaaaccataaagatccaaccacaataaaaaccctagttctacaaccaaacattcaccatacacaaatgaagatacctaggaTCATGTAAATTCACAGaataaacaatattaccattcacatgtcaagtagggtttcaatctccactgtctcctatctccattgatcttgtttattatatttgctctcagattttacgtgtgcacaagagctcaataaagaacggattgtggttgaagacacttgatcgcaagaaggcttgattgcataagattgattagttgattaggtgattagggttgataatgaaggaagtatcctcttatatagaagacactttagaaaatagagggataagattaaaaggtgaagaggataaatggcCAGCTAAGATTAaatggtaggtagaagaaataatagaatgatgaagggggtaggtaagagaggaTTAAGAGATCAGTGACATGTGTCATAAaagaaaagctaatgaattaattaaataaataaagatttatttaactaatagaagaaatgggacaaattaaataaataaagtatttatttaaatgggaaaaGAGGGTAGAAAAGGCtacaagaattaattaaataaataaaaatttatttaattaattgaagacttaggataaaataattaaataaaaaacatataaatagctaattagataggacaattttaggattctacattttgcccctctttgaaacaatgcagcCTGTCGCATTGGCTCAAataagaaaaactgatacaaattttCCCCAAGACGGGAGTGATAtggcccctcgagagattggatgtaAATAGGGCAGGCAATATCTTGataagagagaaaaaatagaaagaCTGACATGATAAGGACTGGCTTGGGAAGAAAAGATTGACACGAGAGACTAGGACGAAGCAGCCTATATGTACaggccacaaggaaaacatcctcatttgcatacaCATCATCCACAAGATTAGAGCACTCAGAGCTTAGAGAGCAGTCAACAGAGTAGGAGAGATGGCAGATAGGCTACACAGGTTTGATCACGTCTGACGGTTCTAGAGACCAGATGACATGGGTGAGCCGGTATGTACCTTAACCTTGCTTTGTACATTTTTGCTTTTATTGCTTCAATTAATGCACATTAGGGTAGTtaaacaaaaatgcaaaatcgATGTTTAGGTCCAAAATGCATCTATGATAGGGTTTGTCCATGTCTAGGAAAAATGGTTGCGTCTAGGTCATCTTAGGGCACATTTGTGATTGTAATTGTATCTATGCATAGGTATATGGGTGCACCTATGATAAACAGGTGCATCTATGTTTAGAAGGTGCATTTTTGCAGAACAAAGCCATGTCTATGATAAACATGTGCGTTTGTGAGGTAAAAGTGCGTATACGTGTAACAATGTTGCGTTTGTGCTAAGAAAGTGTTTTTGCTGTAAAAATGCATATAAGCAGGGTAAAAGCGTACTTGCGTAGGAGAAACACATATGTGTCTAGGATGGGTAAAAATTGTTAGTTCTATGGTGAACATACACTGTCAATAGGATAGActactgagaggattcactcaaagaagtgccctagggaagacaaactaaaggataggctagaattgacaattctgtgataaacatattttgccaattggataagctactaagaggattcactcaacaagtGTCCTAAACACCTATAGGTTTGCTAAGTTGAAAAGAGGATAAGCCGTCAAAGTGATAAAATCTAGagagtgctctagcaagataggatcaAATGCAATGTGATAAATATATACACTATGATAGGATTCAACGCCATTTGATAAACATAAGAactaggatagaagtagcactatgtgatgaacatgagtatgactaggattgacatgattggtttgaCTGGATGTAGGAATATTTTCCCTAGATAGAGTCTAGAGAGAGATTACCTATGACTCAGAGATTGAGCCCAGAGTCGGCCTTTGAGGAGCatgctgctattgaggctatgggcttGAGACACATGCTAGAGATTAGGACGAATACCATATTTCTAACTTCTCTtgtggagagatggcactcagagatgtGCATGTTTCATTTGTCGACTGGCGAGATGTCTATCACTTTAGAGGATGCATACAAGATACTGCAAGTTCTGATCCAAGGGGAGCTCATGGTTTATGACCGAGAGGGAGATATGGATGCACTTCGATGAGTATTTGTAGACCCAAAGTTGGAGTTGAGGCTAGGACACCTGAGCTAGGATGTTATGTATTCCAATGAATAGAGGCTAGCAGCCATAGTGGGAGGGGTGATGAGCGGGTTCTTATATCccgacagggcgacacgagggttaaCAATCAGATGGAGGAGGACTTTCAAGATCGTCATGAATAAGAACAAGATATTTTCATGGGGGCCATGAATTTTGGCACATCTATACCATGAGCTACACCAGTTTGTTTACCTTGGTGGTTGTGGATTG is part of the Cryptomeria japonica chromosome 10, Sugi_1.0, whole genome shotgun sequence genome and harbors:
- the LOC131042783 gene encoding receptor-like protein kinase HSL1 translates to MAAIIPIRVLTCFCCILSFLLLLLHCNSLSQDGVILLKIKREDWRDTRNALSDWNESHQNPCAWTGISCDTFNSVTVVDLTGASISGNLTSAICALSNLTALILQRNAFTAPFPIGLLHCKRLHKLDLSSNHFAGTLPTRISELSELRILNLAYNSFSGSIPPAFGMLSKLEALIFHNNSFTGEFPNFVGDLKSLKNLTFDNNPLRPGVLHSELGNLKQLQQLCLQNCSLLGRIPTFLGNLTQLEELDLSRNHLSGEIPTSLMALSNLRSLFLYDNNLSGRIPANIGQLRSIESLDFSDNQLHGTIPDGLSNLTYLNSLHLFSNSLTGEIPAGLGKLRYLSYLKLFDNKLSGWLPQSLGTFSTLIFVDVGKNELEGPLPKNLCRGGALYSFHGSSNKFSGNLPLSFVDCNSLHYLYINNNQLSGEIPPGLWSSPNLLRLYLNHNKFAGKISC